One stretch of Amycolatopsis tolypomycina DNA includes these proteins:
- a CDS encoding acyl-CoA dehydrogenase family protein has protein sequence MGPTRFREEVASWLADNLTGEFARLRGLGGPGREHEEFDLRLAWERHLAGAGWTCVGWPVEHGGRGLSLEEQVAFHEEYAASGAPARVNHIGEQLLGPTLIAFGTPEQQQRFLPGIVAVRDLWCQGYSEPGAGSDLAAVSTSAVLRDGEWVINGQKIWTSLAHVADWCFVVARTEPGSQRHHGLSYLLVPLHQDGVTIRPIQQLTGTSEFNEVFFDDARTAADLVVGEPGEGWKIAMATLGFERGVSTLGQQIGFRRELDDITAEAKRLGTYDDPLLRADLARARVGLRVLRAHALRTLGQAAGPEVAVGKLLWAQWHRGLGELAMRARGARSMTSDGPELDEWQRLFLFTRADTIYGGSDEIERNIIAERVLGLPREARP, from the coding sequence GTGGGACCGACGCGATTCCGCGAGGAGGTCGCGAGCTGGCTCGCCGACAACCTCACCGGCGAGTTCGCCCGCCTGCGCGGGCTCGGCGGTCCGGGACGGGAGCACGAGGAGTTCGACCTGCGGCTCGCGTGGGAACGCCACCTCGCCGGCGCCGGCTGGACCTGCGTCGGCTGGCCGGTCGAGCACGGCGGCCGCGGCCTGTCCCTGGAGGAGCAGGTCGCCTTCCACGAGGAATACGCGGCTTCGGGCGCCCCGGCGCGGGTGAACCACATCGGCGAACAGCTGCTCGGGCCGACCCTGATCGCGTTCGGCACCCCCGAACAGCAGCAACGGTTCCTGCCGGGGATCGTCGCCGTGCGGGACCTGTGGTGCCAGGGCTACTCCGAACCCGGCGCCGGCTCCGACCTCGCCGCCGTCTCGACGTCCGCGGTGCTGCGTGACGGCGAATGGGTCATCAACGGCCAGAAGATCTGGACCTCCCTGGCGCACGTGGCCGACTGGTGCTTCGTGGTGGCCCGGACCGAACCCGGTTCGCAGCGCCACCACGGGCTGTCCTACCTGCTGGTGCCCCTGCACCAGGACGGCGTCACGATCCGCCCGATCCAGCAGCTCACCGGCACCTCCGAGTTCAACGAGGTCTTCTTCGACGACGCCCGCACGGCCGCCGACCTGGTCGTGGGCGAGCCGGGCGAGGGCTGGAAGATCGCGATGGCCACGCTCGGCTTCGAACGCGGGGTCTCGACCCTGGGCCAGCAGATCGGGTTCCGCCGCGAGCTCGACGACATCACCGCCGAAGCGAAACGGCTCGGCACCTACGACGACCCGCTGTTGCGCGCCGACCTCGCCCGCGCCCGCGTCGGCCTCCGGGTGCTGCGCGCGCACGCATTGCGGACGCTCGGGCAGGCCGCCGGGCCGGAAGTGGCCGTCGGGAAGCTGCTGTGGGCGCAGTGGCACCGCGGGCTCGGCGAACTCGCCATGCGCGCCCGAGGCGCGCGGTCGATGACTTCCGACGGACCCGAGCTGGACGAGTGGCAGCGGCTGTTCCTGTTCACCCGCGCCGACACCATCTACGGCGGGTCCGACGAAATCGAACGCAACATCATCGCCGAGCGCGTGCTCGGCCTACCCCGGGAGGCTCGCCCGTGA
- a CDS encoding SDR family oxidoreductase: MIPTYPPGHDLLRGKVVVVTAAAGTGIGSAVAKRCLEEGAQVVISDWHERRLKEKAAELGDVHAIPCDVTQEDQVQALIDGAVEQFGRLDVMVNNAGLGGTKSVIDMTDEEWSRVLDITLNGTFRCTRAALKQFVAQGGGGAIVNNASVIGWRAQAGQAHYAAAKAGVMALTRCSALDAAEHGVRINAVAPSLAMHPFLAKVTSDELLDDLTKREAFGRAAEPWEVANVMVFLASDYASYLTGEVVSVSSQHP, encoded by the coding sequence GTGATCCCGACCTACCCACCCGGCCACGATCTGCTGCGGGGGAAAGTGGTCGTGGTGACCGCGGCCGCGGGCACCGGGATCGGCTCCGCGGTGGCGAAACGCTGCCTCGAAGAAGGCGCGCAGGTCGTCATCAGCGACTGGCACGAGCGGCGGCTGAAGGAGAAGGCCGCCGAACTCGGCGACGTCCACGCGATCCCGTGCGACGTGACCCAGGAAGACCAGGTCCAGGCCCTGATCGACGGCGCCGTCGAGCAGTTCGGGCGGCTCGACGTCATGGTCAACAACGCCGGGCTCGGCGGCACCAAATCGGTCATCGACATGACCGACGAGGAGTGGTCGCGCGTCCTCGACATCACGCTGAACGGCACTTTCCGCTGCACCCGCGCGGCCCTGAAACAGTTCGTGGCCCAGGGCGGCGGTGGCGCGATCGTCAACAACGCTTCGGTCATCGGCTGGCGCGCTCAAGCGGGCCAGGCCCACTACGCCGCGGCCAAAGCCGGCGTCATGGCCCTCACCCGCTGCTCGGCTTTGGATGCCGCGGAACACGGCGTCCGGATCAACGCCGTCGCCCCCAGCCTCGCCATGCACCCCTTCCTCGCCAAGGTGACCAGCGACGAACTCCTCGACGACCTCACCAAGCGGGAAGCGTTCGGCCGCGCGGCCGAACCGTGGGAAGTCGCCAACGTCATGGTCTTCCTCGCCAGCGACTACGCCTCCTACCTCACCGGCGAAGTCGTCTCCGTCAGCAGCCAGCACCCCTAG
- a CDS encoding IS982 family transposase yields MTTDLNTLLTALYVKIDDHLAGRRRVGRPPKLTDAELVTLAVAQALLGFTSEARWLRFLPARMPGAFRYLPGQSGYNRRLRAALPLVKQVMRWLAADTDLWTDTTWIVDSTPVECGRSRPTVQRSELAGWAKYGFCRSHSRWFWGLRLHLVCTPAGLPVAWALADPKVDERQVLMAICDHEPHLLTERPGLLIIADKGYVSAELDRFLAERGVRLIRPSYRNRKPHPGEPLLKSIRQLIESVNDTLKGQLNLEQHGGRTIEGVGVRVAQRLLALTAAIWHNRATGQPITRSLTAYDH; encoded by the coding sequence GTGACGACAGACCTGAACACCCTTCTCACCGCACTCTACGTCAAGATCGACGACCACCTCGCCGGCAGGCGGCGGGTGGGCAGGCCGCCGAAGCTGACCGACGCGGAGCTGGTGACCTTGGCCGTGGCCCAGGCGTTGCTGGGGTTCACCTCCGAGGCCCGCTGGCTGCGGTTCCTGCCCGCCCGGATGCCCGGCGCGTTCCGCTATCTGCCTGGCCAGTCCGGCTACAACCGTCGGCTGCGTGCCGCGTTGCCGCTGGTCAAGCAGGTCATGCGCTGGCTGGCGGCGGACACCGACCTGTGGACCGACACCACCTGGATCGTGGACTCCACCCCGGTCGAATGCGGTCGCTCCCGACCCACGGTCCAGCGTTCGGAGTTGGCCGGCTGGGCAAAGTATGGCTTCTGCCGCTCCCACTCGCGCTGGTTCTGGGGACTGCGGCTGCATCTGGTCTGCACCCCGGCCGGACTCCCGGTCGCCTGGGCGCTGGCCGACCCGAAGGTCGACGAGCGGCAGGTGCTCATGGCCATCTGCGACCACGAACCCCACCTGCTCACCGAACGTCCGGGGCTGCTGATCATCGCCGACAAGGGCTACGTCTCCGCGGAACTGGACCGCTTCCTGGCCGAGCGCGGGGTCCGGCTGATCCGGCCGTCCTACCGCAACCGCAAGCCGCATCCCGGTGAGCCGCTGCTCAAGTCCATCCGCCAGCTCATCGAGTCGGTCAACGACACCCTCAAGGGCCAGCTGAACCTGGAACAGCACGGTGGACGCACCATCGAAGGCGTCGGCGTCCGCGTCGCCCAACGCCTCCTGGCCCTCACCGCCGCCATCTGGCACAACCGCGCCACCGGCCAACCCATCACCCGATCACTGACCGCCTACGACCACTGA
- a CDS encoding acetyl-CoA C-acetyltransferase codes for MPEAFLLDAVRTPVGRRGGALSGWHPADLAAHVIKAVVERTSVDPDLVDDVILGCTDTLGPQSGNIARTGWLAAGFGDHVPGVTVDRQCGSSQQAVHFAAQAVMSGTQDLVLAGGVQNMSRIPISAAMLAGREYGFDDPFSGSKGWQERYGSVEVSQFRSAEMIAEHWDLSRADMEEYALRSHQRALSAIDEGRFDAETVPVEDFRHDEGPRRDTSLERMRGLKPLSEGSRLTAAVASQISDGASAALLASEAFVREHGLTPRARIHHLSVRAADPVWMLTGPIPATAYALRKSGLTVADIDLFEVNEAFASVVLAWLDETGADPDRVNVNGGGIALGHPIGATGTKLLATLLHELERRGGRYGLQTMCEGGGTANVTIIERL; via the coding sequence GTGCCCGAAGCCTTCCTCCTCGACGCGGTGCGCACCCCTGTCGGACGGCGCGGCGGCGCGCTCTCCGGGTGGCATCCGGCCGACCTCGCCGCGCACGTCATCAAGGCCGTCGTCGAGCGCACGAGCGTCGACCCCGACCTGGTCGACGACGTCATCCTGGGCTGCACCGACACTCTCGGCCCGCAGTCCGGCAACATCGCGCGCACCGGGTGGCTGGCCGCGGGTTTCGGCGACCACGTGCCGGGCGTGACCGTCGACCGGCAGTGCGGGTCGAGCCAGCAGGCCGTGCACTTCGCCGCCCAAGCCGTCATGTCCGGGACGCAGGACCTGGTGCTGGCCGGCGGCGTGCAGAACATGAGCCGCATCCCGATCAGCGCGGCGATGCTGGCCGGCCGCGAGTACGGCTTCGACGACCCGTTCTCCGGCTCGAAGGGCTGGCAGGAGCGCTACGGCAGTGTCGAGGTCTCGCAGTTCCGCAGCGCCGAGATGATCGCCGAGCACTGGGACCTCAGCCGCGCGGACATGGAGGAGTACGCGCTGCGCAGTCACCAGCGGGCGTTGTCGGCCATCGACGAAGGGCGGTTCGACGCGGAAACCGTGCCGGTGGAGGACTTCCGGCACGACGAAGGGCCACGCCGGGACACCAGCCTGGAGCGCATGCGCGGCCTGAAACCGCTGAGCGAGGGGTCGCGGCTGACGGCGGCGGTGGCCAGCCAGATCTCCGACGGTGCGAGCGCGGCGCTGCTGGCGTCGGAGGCGTTCGTGCGGGAGCACGGCCTGACGCCGCGGGCGCGCATCCACCACCTGTCGGTGCGGGCGGCGGACCCGGTGTGGATGCTCACCGGCCCGATCCCGGCCACCGCGTACGCCCTGCGCAAGAGCGGGCTCACGGTCGCCGACATCGACCTGTTCGAGGTCAACGAGGCGTTCGCGAGCGTCGTGCTGGCGTGGCTGGACGAGACCGGCGCGGACCCCGACCGGGTCAACGTGAACGGGGGCGGGATCGCCCTCGGCCACCCGATCGGGGCCACCGGCACCAAGCTCCTCGCCACGCTCCTGCACGAGCTGGAGCGCCGCGGGGGCCGTTACGGGCTGCAGACGATGTGCGAAGGCGGCGGCACCGCCAACGTCACCATCATCGAGCGGCTGTGA
- the fgd gene encoding glucose-6-phosphate dehydrogenase (coenzyme-F420) gives MLKVGYKASAEQFGPRDLVEYAVRAEEVGLDSVWVSDHFLPWRHEGGHAPFALAWMPAVAERTKRVQIGTSVLTPTFRYNPAVIAQAFATMSLLSNGRMILGVGTGEALNEIAVSGREWPEFKERFARLRESIRLIRELWTSDNVNFDGDYYQLVNAKIYDRPEQPVPIYVAAGGPVVAKYAGRSGDGFICTSGKGMDLYTEKLMPAVKEGAAAAERDAESIDRTIEIKMSYDRDHEKALENTRFWAPLSLTAEQKHTVSSAEEMERLADELPIEQVAKRWIVASDPDEAVAQIKPYLDAGLNHLVFHGPGHDQERFLTQFSEDVLPKLRALG, from the coding sequence GTGTTGAAGGTCGGTTACAAGGCGTCCGCGGAGCAGTTCGGGCCGCGGGACCTGGTCGAGTACGCCGTGCGCGCCGAAGAGGTCGGCCTCGACTCGGTCTGGGTGTCCGACCACTTCCTGCCCTGGCGGCACGAGGGCGGGCATGCGCCGTTCGCGCTGGCGTGGATGCCGGCGGTGGCCGAGCGGACGAAGCGGGTGCAGATCGGCACGAGCGTGCTGACCCCGACGTTCCGGTACAACCCGGCGGTGATCGCGCAGGCGTTCGCGACGATGTCGCTGCTGTCGAACGGCCGGATGATCCTCGGTGTCGGTACCGGTGAGGCGCTGAACGAGATCGCGGTGTCGGGGCGGGAGTGGCCGGAGTTCAAGGAGCGCTTCGCCCGGCTGCGGGAGTCGATCCGGCTGATCCGTGAGCTCTGGACCAGCGACAACGTGAACTTCGATGGCGACTACTACCAGCTGGTCAACGCGAAGATCTACGACCGGCCGGAGCAGCCGGTGCCGATCTACGTCGCCGCGGGTGGCCCGGTGGTGGCCAAGTACGCGGGCCGGTCGGGGGACGGGTTCATCTGCACCTCGGGCAAGGGCATGGACCTCTACACCGAGAAGCTGATGCCGGCGGTCAAGGAAGGCGCTGCCGCGGCGGAGCGCGACGCCGAAAGTATCGACCGGACCATCGAGATCAAGATGTCCTACGACCGCGATCACGAGAAGGCACTGGAGAACACGCGGTTCTGGGCGCCGCTGTCGCTGACGGCGGAGCAGAAGCACACGGTGTCCTCGGCCGAGGAGATGGAACGGCTGGCCGACGAGCTGCCGATCGAGCAGGTCGCCAAGCGCTGGATCGTCGCCTCGGACCCGGACGAGGCCGTCGCCCAGATCAAGCCGTACCTGGACGCGGGCCTCAACCACCTCGTGTTCCACGGCCCGGGCCACGACCAGGAGCGGTTCCTGACCCAGTTCTCCGAGGACGTGCTCCCGAAGCTGCGCGCCCTCGGCTGA
- a CDS encoding NAD(P)H-dependent flavin oxidoreductase codes for MKTALTELVGVEHPVVQTGMGWVAGPRLVSATAEAGALGILASATMTYAELEAAVAEVKKRTEKPFGVNLRADATDAGERVDLLIREGVKVASFALAPRKEMIAKLRDHGIVVIPSVGAARHAEKVAAWGADAVIVQGGEGGGHTGGVATTLLLPSVLDTVDIPVVAAGGFFDGRGLAAALAYGAAGVAMGTRFLLSKESTVPDEVKRLYLEQGLTGTIVTRRVDGLPHRVLRTELVEKLERTGRIRGLAQAARNALRFRNITGLSPVAMLREGFAMKHGNDLTWSQLVMAANTPMLLRAGLVEGRTDAGVLASGQVVGMIHDLPTVAQIVEGAVAEAGEILQRLGRQTGG; via the coding sequence GTGAAGACAGCCCTGACCGAGCTGGTCGGCGTGGAGCACCCGGTCGTGCAGACCGGGATGGGCTGGGTCGCCGGCCCGCGCCTGGTCTCGGCCACCGCGGAAGCCGGCGCGCTCGGCATCCTCGCCTCGGCCACGATGACCTACGCCGAACTCGAAGCCGCCGTCGCCGAGGTCAAGAAGCGCACCGAGAAGCCGTTCGGGGTCAACCTCCGCGCCGACGCCACCGACGCTGGTGAACGCGTCGACCTGCTGATCCGCGAAGGCGTGAAGGTTGCCTCCTTCGCGCTGGCGCCGCGCAAAGAGATGATCGCGAAACTGCGGGACCACGGGATCGTCGTGATCCCGTCGGTCGGCGCGGCCCGGCACGCCGAGAAGGTCGCCGCCTGGGGCGCGGACGCCGTCATCGTCCAAGGCGGCGAAGGCGGCGGGCACACCGGGGGCGTGGCCACCACGCTGCTGCTGCCCTCGGTGCTGGACACCGTCGACATCCCGGTGGTCGCGGCCGGCGGCTTCTTCGACGGCCGCGGGCTCGCCGCCGCCCTCGCCTACGGCGCCGCCGGGGTCGCCATGGGCACCCGGTTCCTGCTGAGCAAGGAGAGCACCGTTCCCGACGAGGTCAAGCGCCTCTACCTCGAGCAGGGTCTCACCGGGACGATCGTCACCCGCCGCGTCGACGGCCTCCCGCACCGCGTGCTGCGCACCGAGCTCGTCGAGAAGCTCGAACGCACCGGCCGGATCCGCGGGCTGGCGCAGGCGGCGCGCAACGCGCTGCGCTTCCGGAATATCACCGGCCTGTCCCCGGTTGCGATGCTGCGAGAAGGCTTCGCGATGAAGCACGGCAACGATCTGACGTGGAGCCAGCTGGTCATGGCGGCCAACACCCCGATGCTGCTGCGGGCGGGACTGGTCGAAGGCCGGACGGACGCGGGAGTGCTAGCGTCGGGACAGGTGGTGGGCATGATCCACGACCTGCCCACGGTGGCGCAGATCGTCGAGGGCGCGGTGGCCGAGGCAGGTGAGATCCTGCAGCGCCTCGGCCGGCAAACGGGAGGATGA
- a CDS encoding CoA-transferase subunit beta, translated as MSVTRAEIVVVAMAEVFRGDGEIVASPMGLIPQLGAKLARLTFEPDLLMSDGEAYLMTTDGLVEGWQPFRKMLDTIVPHGRRHVVMGANQIDRYGNQNISAIGDHARPKKQLLGVRGAPGNTVNHRTSYWVPRHGTRVFVDSVDVVSGVGYDNAAKAGPSAQKYHDVHRVVSNLGVFDFGGPDHAMRAVSLHPGVTRDEVTAATTFEIDFTGVGTSREPTDEELRLIREIDPKGLRDKEVPA; from the coding sequence ATGAGCGTGACCCGGGCCGAGATCGTCGTGGTGGCGATGGCGGAGGTGTTCCGCGGCGACGGCGAGATCGTGGCCAGCCCGATGGGCCTCATCCCGCAGCTGGGCGCCAAGCTCGCGCGGCTGACCTTCGAGCCGGACCTGCTGATGTCCGACGGCGAGGCCTACCTGATGACCACCGACGGTTTGGTCGAGGGCTGGCAGCCGTTCCGCAAGATGCTGGACACGATCGTCCCGCACGGACGACGGCACGTCGTCATGGGCGCCAACCAGATCGACCGGTACGGCAACCAGAACATCTCCGCCATCGGCGACCACGCCCGCCCGAAGAAACAGCTCCTCGGTGTGCGGGGTGCACCGGGAAACACGGTCAACCACCGCACCAGCTACTGGGTACCCCGCCACGGCACCCGCGTCTTCGTCGACAGCGTGGACGTCGTGTCGGGGGTCGGCTACGACAACGCGGCCAAGGCGGGGCCGTCGGCGCAGAAGTACCACGACGTGCACCGGGTCGTGTCGAACCTCGGCGTGTTCGACTTCGGCGGCCCGGACCACGCGATGCGGGCGGTGTCCCTGCATCCCGGCGTCACCCGCGACGAAGTGACCGCGGCGACGACGTTCGAGATCGACTTCACCGGCGTCGGGACCAGCCGCGAACCGACGGACGAGGAGCTGCGGCTCATCCGCGAAATCGATCCGAAGGGCCTGCGGGACAAGGAAGTTCCGGCGTGA
- a CDS encoding CoA transferase subunit A, which translates to MADKRTTADDVAAELKDGMTIGIGGWGSRRKPMALVRAILRTPVKDLTVVSYGGPDVGLLCAAGKVKRVVFGFVTLDSIPYDPWFGRARETGAIAVTEYDEGMFGTALSAAAQRLPFLPTRAGLGSEVMRANPDLRTVRSPYDDGEELVAVPAQHLDVALLHLNRADARGNVQYLGPDPYFDELFGLAADRCFVSVEKVVETAELTAGGPVQSLLLNRGAVDGVIEAPRGAHFTTAVPDYGRDERFQKHYSACAKDLEAWPGFVDRFLSGDEGAYLSEVDKFEAEAA; encoded by the coding sequence ATGGCCGATAAGCGCACGACCGCCGACGACGTGGCGGCCGAGCTGAAGGACGGCATGACCATCGGCATCGGCGGCTGGGGTTCCCGGCGCAAGCCGATGGCTCTCGTGCGCGCGATCCTCCGCACTCCGGTGAAGGACCTCACCGTCGTGTCCTACGGCGGCCCGGACGTCGGACTCCTGTGCGCGGCGGGGAAGGTCAAGCGGGTCGTGTTCGGCTTCGTGACGCTGGACTCGATCCCGTATGACCCGTGGTTCGGCCGCGCCCGGGAAACCGGCGCGATCGCCGTCACCGAATATGACGAGGGGATGTTCGGGACGGCGTTGTCCGCGGCGGCGCAACGACTGCCGTTCTTGCCGACGCGAGCCGGGCTCGGCTCCGAAGTCATGCGCGCCAACCCCGATCTGCGGACCGTGCGCTCGCCGTACGACGACGGCGAGGAGCTGGTCGCGGTCCCCGCGCAGCACCTCGATGTGGCGTTGCTGCACCTCAACCGCGCCGACGCCCGTGGCAACGTCCAGTACCTGGGCCCGGACCCGTACTTCGACGAGCTGTTCGGCCTCGCCGCGGACCGGTGCTTCGTGTCGGTGGAGAAGGTCGTCGAGACGGCCGAGCTGACCGCGGGCGGGCCGGTGCAGTCGCTGCTGCTCAACCGCGGCGCCGTCGACGGGGTGATCGAGGCACCGCGGGGTGCGCACTTCACCACGGCGGTGCCGGACTACGGCCGGGACGAACGCTTCCAAAAGCATTATTCGGCGTGTGCGAAGGATCTCGAGGCGTGGCCGGGGTTCGTGGACCGGTTCCTGTCCGGCGACGAGGGCGCATATCTGTCCGAAGTGGACAAGTTCGAGGCGGAGGCGGCATGA
- a CDS encoding enoyl-CoA hydratase family protein translates to MGILTKRDGHVEVVTVDFPPVNALPVQGWFDLADAITQAGRDPDVHVVILRAEGRGFNAGVDIKEIQRSEGYDALVGANRGCYAAFGAVYDCEVPVVAAVHGFCLGGGIGLVGNADVIIASEDATFGVPEVERGALGAATHLARLVPQHLMRTLYFTARKITAAELLAHGSVYRVVPRAELDEAALEVARDIAKKDPRVIRAAKEALNGIDTQQVHRSYRFEQGFTFELNLLGASDEAREEFLNGR, encoded by the coding sequence ATGGGCATCCTGACCAAGCGTGACGGCCACGTCGAGGTCGTCACGGTCGACTTCCCGCCGGTGAACGCCCTGCCGGTACAGGGCTGGTTCGACCTGGCCGACGCGATCACGCAGGCCGGTCGGGATCCCGACGTGCACGTGGTGATCCTCCGCGCGGAAGGCCGCGGCTTCAACGCGGGCGTGGACATCAAGGAGATCCAGCGCAGCGAGGGCTACGACGCCCTGGTCGGCGCGAACCGGGGCTGCTACGCGGCTTTCGGTGCGGTCTACGACTGCGAAGTGCCGGTGGTCGCGGCGGTGCACGGATTCTGCCTCGGCGGCGGGATCGGCCTGGTCGGTAACGCCGACGTGATCATCGCCTCGGAAGACGCCACGTTCGGGGTCCCCGAGGTCGAGCGGGGCGCACTCGGCGCGGCGACCCACCTGGCTCGGCTGGTGCCGCAGCATCTCATGCGCACGTTGTACTTCACCGCCCGCAAGATCACCGCGGCCGAGCTGCTCGCCCACGGCTCGGTCTACCGGGTCGTGCCGCGCGCCGAACTCGACGAGGCCGCTCTCGAAGTCGCGCGGGACATCGCGAAGAAGGATCCGCGGGTCATCCGGGCGGCGAAAGAAGCGTTGAACGGGATCGACACCCAGCAGGTGCACCGCAGTTACCGGTTCGAGCAGGGCTTCACGTTCGAGCTGAACCTGCTGGGTGCGTCCGACGAGGCTCGCGAGGAGTTCTTGAATGGCCGATAA